One genomic window of Melanotaenia boesemani isolate fMelBoe1 chromosome 20, fMelBoe1.pri, whole genome shotgun sequence includes the following:
- the LOC121630888 gene encoding basal body-orientation factor 1-like, with protein sequence MPTTKASKVKRVKGGKGKKNSKHESKADKDTDIETARANATLWELRLKVTEQDVADYREHSYKLASANELLTNHLYHSERQSLDMTAYWEREVAAKEEKISKLEEYIKKQEVLALEEKNKLARDLKMMQEKMREKEAWEAQMEQELINIQQSMYVADKEHREKLSKMEEKYFKEKAYMEKEAMDKCNAKIVVLKQDHQEVIAQLEGALHAAFKEHDHLNETLKNTIKETEDLKKLTNSLIEKNTLLALDKDMLESIVKKEAAQIKVKRKELSELMAKAASLEKTLKLQEGKLEQQEKEKEMSLVTIQASQVELDKLQKVLAMREKEIQKVKQLGNIIVKKRTELENFFYEALDHVRQEITASKLRYKKEALQDYHWRFREATAGKMKFPPILTFHKSPYSTNSVYSDMEAASKWSYLPDSEIQISDLTWEQKEEVLSLLFARMNGQRERKVCQHLALCASSEKQKSLNDTDAAEIRDKLCPATISPKAPESILASTSNSLPDMYTT encoded by the exons ATGCCGACGACGAAAGCTTCTAAAGTAAAGCGGGTGAAAGGAGG gaaaggaaagaaaaatagcaAACACGAGTCAAAAGCGGACAAAGATACGGATATCGAAACGGCCAGGGCCAATGCCACTCTGTGGGAGCTGAGGTTAAAGGTCACCGAGCAGGATGTCGCGGATTATCGAGAGCATAGCTATAAACTTGCAAGCGCTAACGAGCTGCTGACCAATCACCTGTACCACTCAGAGAGGCAATCGCTCGATATGACTGCCTACTGGGAGAGAGAAGTTGCCGCTAAAGAGGAGAAG ATCAGTAAATTGGAGGAGTACATTAAAAAGCAGGAAGTTCTGGCACTTGAAGAGAAGAATAAACTG GCCAGAGACTTAAAAATGATGCaggaaaaaatgagagaaaaggaGGCATGGGAAGCCCAAATGGAGCAGGAACTCATCAAT aTTCAACAAAGCATGTACGTTGCTGACAAGGAGCACAGAGAAAAGCTGagcaaaatggaggaaaaatacTTCAAGGAAAAG GCATACATGGAAAAGGAAGCAATGGATAAATGTAATGCAAAGATAGTCGTGTTGAAGCAGGACCACCAAGAAGTCATTGC GCAGTTGGAAGGTGccttacatgctgcattcaaggAGCATGATCACctaaatgaaacactgaaaaatacCATAAAGGAGACAGAGGACCTGAAGAAATTGACAAACTCACTGATTGAGAAAAACACATTGCTGGCACTGGACAAG gacatgcttGAATCAATAGTAAAGAAGGAGGCAGCGCagattaaagtaaaaagaaaggagCTTTCTGAACTCATGGCCAAAGCTGCTTCCTTAGAGAAGACCCTGAAGTTACAAGAGGGAAAACTTGAGCAACAGGAGAAGGAAAAGGAGATGAGCCTGGTCACCATCCAGGCCAGCCAGGTAGAGCTGGACAAACTACAGAAAGTCCTTGCAATGCGGGAGAAGGAGATCCAGAAAGTCAAGCAGCTGGGGAACATTATTGTAAAGAAGCGCACAGAGCTGGAGAACTTCTTCTATGAGGCGCTGGATCATGTGAGGCAGGAGATAACTGCCAGCAAACTTAGGTACAAGAAGGAGGCACTGCAAGATTATCATTGGAGGTTTAGAGAAGCCACAGCAGGAAAGATGAAGTTCCCACCTATCCTCACTTTCCATAAAAGTCCCTACAGTACCAACTCTGTCTATTCAGACATGGAGGCAGCTTCTAAATG gtcttaTCTTCCAGACAGTGAAATCCAAATCTCAGATCTCACTTGGGAGCAAAAGGAGGAAGTTCTCAGCCTTCTCTTTGCTAGAATGAATGGACAGAGGGAAAG GAAAGTTTGCCAACATCTGGCTTTATGTGCCTCCTCTGAGAAGCAGAAGAGCCTCAATGACACTGATGCTGCCGA AATTAGAGACAAGCTCTGCCCGGCAACCATCAGCCCCAAGGCGCCTGAGTCCATTCTGGCCTCAACCTCAAACAGCCTGCCGGATATGTACACCACATGA
- the entpd5a gene encoding ectonucleoside triphosphate diphosphohydrolase 5 isoform X1, with protein MAMQTLLLSLCVRLLVVSLFAEATYYRHHRYIPHVYRYREHSANTENLLPDVSNPVPEVAQSGVPTYPEVPEVFHSAPEVIHPIPEAFHPVPEVVHPAPETYYPLQVHQPAPEVPSPPQSRVFYGIMFDAGSTGTRIHIYKFIQKDPVELPVLDNEMYHAVKPGLSEYKDNPGEGGNTIRQLLKIAKKTVPEEEWRRTPVVLKATAGLRLLPEEKANALLKEVQEVFEESPFFVPNNSVSIMNGANEGVLAWVTVNFLTGHLYSNTRKTVGILDLGGGSTQITFLPKSKKTIQAAPPSYIARFNLFNNTYALYTHSYLGNGLYAARLATLGALGADGLDWKVFTSSCLPKKFREEVTFGGNTYKVSGIPDGYAGYKLCYYEVMRVVKGLFHQPYEVKGSSVFYAFSHYFDRAVETGLIGSRGGAVEVRDFKKKAKEVCNKMTKYRAISPFLCMDMTYITCLLKEGFGFKDSTVLQLAKKVNNVETSWALGATFDFFRDFNIH; from the exons ATGGCCATGCAGACCCTACTCCTCAGTCTGTGCGTGCGGCTTCTGGTAGTGAGTCTTTTCGCGGAGGCGACCTACTACCGGCACCACCGTTACATCCCTCACGTCTACCGCTACCGGGAGCACTCTGCCAACACGGAAAACCTCCTCCCTGACGTCTCCAATCCTGTACCCGAAGTCGCCCAGTCCGGCGTCCCGACTTACCCCGAGGTCCCCGAGGTATTCCACTCTGCACCAGAAGTCATTCATCCCATTCCAGAGGCTTTTCACCCGGTGCCCGAAGTAGTGCATCCTGCACCTGAGACTTATTATCCTCTTCAGGTGCACCAGCCCGCACCTGAAGTCCCTTCCCCTCCCCAGAGCCGCGTTTTCTATGGGATCATGTTTGACGCAGGCAGCACCGGCACCAGGATCCATATTTATAAGTTCATCCAGAAAGATCCTG ttgagCTGCCAGTTCTGGACAATGAAATGTACCATGCTGTGAAACCTGGACTGTCTGAGTATAAGGACAACCCTGGGGAG GGTGGTAACACCATCCGTCAGTTACTGAAGATTGCCAAGAAGACAGTGCcagaggaggagtggaggaGGACGCCAGTGGTCCTGAAGGCCACGGCGGGTCTGCGTCTGCTCCCTGAAGAGAAGGCCAATGCCCTTTTGAAGGAG GTACAAGAGGTGTTCGAAGAATCCCCCTTTTTTGTGCCAAACAACAGTGTTTCCATCATGAATGGAGCAAATGAAG GAGTCCTCGCCTGGGTCACAGTGAACTTCCTTACAG GCCATTTGTACTCCAACACAAGGAAGACAGTGGGGATTCTGGATTTGGGTGGAGGATCTACACAGATCACATTCCTTCCAAAGTCAAAG AAAACAATTCAGGCTGCTCCGCCCAGTTACATAGCCAGATTCAACCTGTTCAACAACACATatgcactttacacacacag CTACCTTGGAAATGGACTATATGCTGCCCGTCTGGCAACTCTTGGAGCACTGGGAGCTGATG GATTGGATTGGAAAGTCTTCACTAGCTCCTGCCTGCCGAAAAAGTTCAGAGAAGAAGTGACTTTTGGAGGAAACACCTATAAAGTTAGCGGGATTCCAGACG GCTATGCAGGCTATAAGTTGTGCTACTATGAGGTCATGAGGGTGGTCAAAGGCCTATTTCACCAGCCGTACGAAGTGAAGGGCAGCAGTGTTTTCTATGCTTTCTCCCACTACTTCGACAGAGCTGTGGAAACCGGCCTCATCG GCAGTCGAGGTGGTGCGGTTGAAGTCAGGGACTTCAAGAAGAAAGCCAAAGAAG TGTGCAACAAAATGACCAAATACCGTGCTATCAGCCCCTTCCTCTGCATGGATATGACATATATCACTTGCCTGCTAAAGGAGGGTTTTGGCTTCAAGGACAGCACTGTGCTGCAG CTGGCCAAGAAAGTGAACAATGTGGAGACAAGCTGGGCCCTGGGGGCGACCTTTGACTTCTTCAGGGACTTCAACATCCACTAA
- the entpd5a gene encoding ectonucleoside triphosphate diphosphohydrolase 5 isoform X2, whose protein sequence is MAMQTLLLSLCVRLLVVSLFAEATYYRHHRYIPHVYRYREHSANTENLLPDVSNPVPEVAQSGVPTYPEVPEVHQPAPEVPSPPQSRVFYGIMFDAGSTGTRIHIYKFIQKDPVELPVLDNEMYHAVKPGLSEYKDNPGEGGNTIRQLLKIAKKTVPEEEWRRTPVVLKATAGLRLLPEEKANALLKEVQEVFEESPFFVPNNSVSIMNGANEGVLAWVTVNFLTGHLYSNTRKTVGILDLGGGSTQITFLPKSKKTIQAAPPSYIARFNLFNNTYALYTHSYLGNGLYAARLATLGALGADGLDWKVFTSSCLPKKFREEVTFGGNTYKVSGIPDGYAGYKLCYYEVMRVVKGLFHQPYEVKGSSVFYAFSHYFDRAVETGLIGSRGGAVEVRDFKKKAKEVCNKMTKYRAISPFLCMDMTYITCLLKEGFGFKDSTVLQLAKKVNNVETSWALGATFDFFRDFNIH, encoded by the exons ATGGCCATGCAGACCCTACTCCTCAGTCTGTGCGTGCGGCTTCTGGTAGTGAGTCTTTTCGCGGAGGCGACCTACTACCGGCACCACCGTTACATCCCTCACGTCTACCGCTACCGGGAGCACTCTGCCAACACGGAAAACCTCCTCCCTGACGTCTCCAATCCTGTACCCGAAGTCGCCCAGTCCGGCGTCCCGACTTACCCCGAGGTCCCCGAG GTGCACCAGCCCGCACCTGAAGTCCCTTCCCCTCCCCAGAGCCGCGTTTTCTATGGGATCATGTTTGACGCAGGCAGCACCGGCACCAGGATCCATATTTATAAGTTCATCCAGAAAGATCCTG ttgagCTGCCAGTTCTGGACAATGAAATGTACCATGCTGTGAAACCTGGACTGTCTGAGTATAAGGACAACCCTGGGGAG GGTGGTAACACCATCCGTCAGTTACTGAAGATTGCCAAGAAGACAGTGCcagaggaggagtggaggaGGACGCCAGTGGTCCTGAAGGCCACGGCGGGTCTGCGTCTGCTCCCTGAAGAGAAGGCCAATGCCCTTTTGAAGGAG GTACAAGAGGTGTTCGAAGAATCCCCCTTTTTTGTGCCAAACAACAGTGTTTCCATCATGAATGGAGCAAATGAAG GAGTCCTCGCCTGGGTCACAGTGAACTTCCTTACAG GCCATTTGTACTCCAACACAAGGAAGACAGTGGGGATTCTGGATTTGGGTGGAGGATCTACACAGATCACATTCCTTCCAAAGTCAAAG AAAACAATTCAGGCTGCTCCGCCCAGTTACATAGCCAGATTCAACCTGTTCAACAACACATatgcactttacacacacag CTACCTTGGAAATGGACTATATGCTGCCCGTCTGGCAACTCTTGGAGCACTGGGAGCTGATG GATTGGATTGGAAAGTCTTCACTAGCTCCTGCCTGCCGAAAAAGTTCAGAGAAGAAGTGACTTTTGGAGGAAACACCTATAAAGTTAGCGGGATTCCAGACG GCTATGCAGGCTATAAGTTGTGCTACTATGAGGTCATGAGGGTGGTCAAAGGCCTATTTCACCAGCCGTACGAAGTGAAGGGCAGCAGTGTTTTCTATGCTTTCTCCCACTACTTCGACAGAGCTGTGGAAACCGGCCTCATCG GCAGTCGAGGTGGTGCGGTTGAAGTCAGGGACTTCAAGAAGAAAGCCAAAGAAG TGTGCAACAAAATGACCAAATACCGTGCTATCAGCCCCTTCCTCTGCATGGATATGACATATATCACTTGCCTGCTAAAGGAGGGTTTTGGCTTCAAGGACAGCACTGTGCTGCAG CTGGCCAAGAAAGTGAACAATGTGGAGACAAGCTGGGCCCTGGGGGCGACCTTTGACTTCTTCAGGGACTTCAACATCCACTAA